In the Geothermobacter ehrlichii genome, one interval contains:
- a CDS encoding oxidoreductase, translating into MNDPLFQPLTIGSLQLKNRIIMPAMHLNMAEDYRVSDRLLAFYAERAKGGAGLISCGYASIDELAAHPGHIGAHDDAFIPGLRRLAETIRDGGARAAIQINHAGRYNHSMLTGGRQPVAPSPVPSRLTGETPRALSEDEIEGLIQAFAEAARRVAEAGFDAVEVLAGTGYIISSFLSPLTNRREDGWGGSRQNRMRFGVEVVRQVKQASGLPLIVRLNGNDFMPGGIGRELMQEFAQALVAAGADALSVNVGWHEAQMPQIVTKVPRGAFAYLARGIRQRVEVPVIAGHRINDPADARRLIAEDWCDAVAMGRALIADPQLPDKAAAGREGEIVHCVACGQGCFDALFRFQHVECLCNPRAGHELEEVPAPAEPRRVLVVGGGAGGMTAAIAAARQGHRVTLMEAGPRLGGQLELAGAPPGREEFVLLARDLARQVVEVGVEVVLERRVDAELLRQQRPDQVILATGGEPQAPPIPGSDLPHVVQAWDLLRGKAETGRRVVIVGGGAVGIESALLLAEQGTLPAETLRFLLVHRAEEPEELYRLATTGCKQVTIVEMLDKLGRNFGKTTRWTMLQDLDRYGVACRTGVRVEAITPEGVVLAGEAEQELLPADTVVLATGTRAENPLQAACEELDIPCQVIGDARRPAMVFDAVHQGYRAGREVT; encoded by the coding sequence ATGAACGATCCTCTTTTTCAACCACTGACCATCGGCTCTTTGCAGCTGAAGAACCGCATCATCATGCCGGCCATGCATCTGAACATGGCCGAAGACTACCGGGTGAGCGACCGGCTGCTGGCGTTCTATGCCGAGCGGGCCAAAGGCGGGGCCGGCCTGATCAGCTGCGGCTACGCCAGCATCGACGAGCTGGCCGCCCATCCCGGTCATATCGGCGCTCACGACGATGCCTTCATTCCGGGACTGCGGCGTCTGGCCGAAACCATCCGCGACGGCGGCGCCCGGGCGGCCATCCAGATCAATCACGCCGGCCGCTACAATCATTCCATGCTGACCGGCGGCAGGCAGCCGGTGGCGCCGTCACCGGTGCCGTCACGGCTGACCGGCGAGACGCCGCGCGCCTTGAGCGAGGACGAGATCGAAGGACTGATCCAGGCGTTTGCCGAGGCCGCCAGGCGGGTGGCCGAGGCCGGATTCGACGCCGTCGAGGTGCTGGCCGGTACCGGTTACATCATCAGCTCCTTCCTTTCGCCGCTGACCAACCGGCGCGAGGACGGCTGGGGCGGGTCCCGCCAGAACCGGATGCGTTTCGGTGTCGAGGTGGTCAGGCAGGTCAAGCAGGCCAGCGGGCTGCCGCTGATCGTTCGGCTCAACGGCAATGATTTCATGCCCGGAGGCATCGGTCGGGAACTGATGCAGGAATTCGCCCAGGCCCTGGTCGCCGCCGGCGCCGACGCGCTGAGCGTCAATGTCGGCTGGCACGAGGCGCAGATGCCGCAGATCGTGACCAAGGTGCCGCGCGGCGCCTTCGCCTACCTGGCGCGCGGCATCCGGCAACGGGTCGAGGTGCCGGTGATCGCCGGACACCGGATCAACGATCCGGCCGATGCCCGCCGCCTGATTGCCGAAGACTGGTGTGATGCTGTCGCCATGGGGCGGGCGCTGATCGCCGATCCGCAGCTGCCGGACAAGGCCGCGGCAGGACGGGAAGGGGAGATCGTCCACTGTGTCGCCTGCGGCCAGGGTTGCTTCGACGCCCTGTTCCGCTTTCAGCATGTCGAGTGTCTGTGCAATCCGCGGGCCGGCCACGAGCTGGAGGAGGTCCCGGCGCCGGCCGAGCCGCGCCGGGTGCTGGTGGTCGGCGGCGGAGCCGGTGGCATGACGGCGGCGATCGCCGCCGCCCGTCAGGGGCACCGGGTGACGCTGATGGAGGCCGGCCCCCGTCTTGGCGGCCAGCTCGAACTGGCCGGGGCGCCTCCCGGCCGGGAGGAATTCGTCCTGCTGGCGCGCGATCTGGCCCGCCAGGTGGTCGAGGTCGGCGTGGAGGTGGTGCTCGAGCGGCGGGTCGACGCCGAGCTGCTGCGGCAGCAGCGCCCGGACCAGGTGATTCTGGCCACCGGCGGTGAGCCGCAGGCACCGCCCATTCCCGGCAGTGATCTGCCGCACGTGGTTCAGGCCTGGGATCTGCTGCGCGGCAAGGCGGAAACGGGGCGGCGCGTCGTCATCGTGGGCGGCGGCGCGGTCGGCATCGAATCGGCGCTGCTGTTGGCCGAGCAGGGGACCCTGCCGGCGGAAACTCTCAGGTTTCTTCTCGTTCACCGGGCGGAAGAGCCGGAAGAGCTCTACCGGCTGGCGACGACCGGCTGCAAGCAGGTGACCATCGTCGAGATGCTCGACAAGCTGGGCCGCAATTTCGGCAAGACCACCCGCTGGACCATGCTGCAGGATCTCGATCGTTACGGTGTCGCCTGTCGCACCGGCGTCAGGGTCGAGGCGATCACTCCGGAAGGGGTCGTTCTTGCCGGTGAGGCGGAGCAGGAGCTGTTGCCGGCCGACACTGTGGTTCTCGCCACCGGCACCCGTGCCGAAAACCCATTGCAGGCCGCCTGTGAGGAGCTCGATATTCCTTGCCAGGTGATCGGCGACGCCCGCAGACCGGCCATGGTCTTCGATGCCGTTCATCAGGGTTACCGGGCCGGACGGGAGGTGACATGA
- a CDS encoding ATP-binding protein, whose product MQQHILTLRIAYEQDVVLARQRAVVIADGLGFDRQDTSRIATAVSELARNAFRHAGGGSVRFAADHRHLLIEVNDQGPGFSRSPDAPPPPAGNPQSRGRGLTGVRRIMDLFELTTGRDGTRILVGKALPAGQNAPAPGLIQDLVRRLCQQHPQSPYEEIQRQNQELLTAMASLRQKQQELEQLNRELTDTNRGIVALSRELEEKADHLQQVNRLQAQFISHLSHEFRTPLNAILGLAQLLLDGADGELNHEQRKQLGYIHLAAKNLADMVNDLLDLARIEAGKMTLRVTPCSAGQLLSTLRGMLKPTLNEKQRQVELVVEDVSDDFPLLETDGGKLAQILRNLVSNALKFTERGEVRVRATYDRWLDQVSFQVVDTGIGIALEDRERIFEEYTQIDHRLQEQVKGTGLGLPLSRKLARALGGDLTVESTPGRGSCFTLHIPRRLQKLSDREAP is encoded by the coding sequence ATGCAGCAACACATTCTGACCCTGCGTATCGCCTACGAACAGGATGTGGTTCTGGCCCGACAGCGGGCGGTGGTCATCGCCGACGGCCTCGGATTCGACCGCCAGGACACCTCACGCATCGCCACGGCGGTGTCGGAATTGGCCCGCAACGCCTTCCGCCATGCCGGCGGCGGCAGCGTCCGCTTCGCCGCCGACCACCGCCATCTGCTGATCGAAGTCAACGACCAGGGGCCCGGCTTCAGCCGTTCGCCAGATGCACCACCTCCCCCAGCCGGCAATCCTCAAAGTAGAGGCCGGGGGCTGACAGGCGTCCGCCGCATCATGGACCTCTTCGAACTGACGACCGGCCGTGACGGAACCCGCATACTGGTCGGCAAGGCCCTGCCGGCCGGACAAAACGCTCCTGCACCCGGTCTCATCCAGGACCTGGTCCGCCGCCTGTGCCAGCAGCATCCGCAAAGCCCCTACGAAGAAATCCAGCGCCAGAACCAGGAACTTCTGACTGCGATGGCCAGCCTGCGGCAAAAACAGCAGGAGCTGGAGCAACTCAACCGCGAGCTGACCGACACCAACCGCGGCATTGTCGCCCTGAGCCGGGAGCTGGAAGAGAAGGCCGATCATCTGCAACAGGTCAACCGGCTGCAAGCCCAGTTCATCTCACACCTCAGCCATGAATTCCGCACCCCGCTCAACGCCATACTCGGCTTGGCGCAGCTGCTGCTCGACGGCGCCGACGGAGAACTGAACCATGAGCAGCGCAAACAGCTTGGCTACATCCATCTCGCCGCGAAAAACCTGGCCGATATGGTCAATGACCTGCTCGATCTGGCCCGGATCGAAGCCGGAAAAATGACGCTGCGGGTTACGCCCTGCAGTGCCGGGCAGCTGCTCAGCACCCTGCGCGGCATGCTCAAGCCGACTCTGAACGAAAAGCAGCGGCAGGTGGAATTGGTGGTGGAAGATGTCAGCGACGACTTTCCGCTGCTGGAAACGGACGGGGGCAAACTGGCGCAGATTCTGCGCAACCTGGTCTCCAACGCCCTCAAATTCACCGAACGAGGTGAAGTCAGAGTCAGGGCCACCTACGACCGGTGGTTGGACCAGGTCAGCTTTCAAGTTGTCGACACCGGTATCGGCATCGCGCTTGAGGACCGGGAACGGATTTTCGAAGAATACACCCAGATTGACCACCGGTTGCAAGAGCAGGTCAAGGGGACCGGCCTCGGGCTGCCGCTGTCACGCAAGCTCGCCCGCGCCCTCGGCGGCGATCTCACCGTTGAAAGCACTCCCGGCCGGGGCTCCTGCTTCACCCTGCACATTCCCCGACGGCTGCAGAAACTTTCCGACAGGGAGGCGCCATGA
- a CDS encoding MBL fold metallo-hydrolase produces MGIVQRIHCGEVEGLRAGRFDRGVNTAAICYRFGTALIDSGCANRWRQVRRFVRERPLTHLLLTHHHEDHSGNAARIQKMTGARVLAPALALRPLASGWRMYPYQHLLFGRPKRLQAETVPDSIELEGGYRLQVLAAQGHAADLVCYLEPERGWLFSGDLFIAEKTRYLRRDEDLALLLQSLKKVLRYDFQTIFCGHRGVITDGKRALAAKLAYLEELCAKVRELSRQGVPAKAITRRLLGREDVVSLVTGFQFTKGNLVRACLQCVDQSDFL; encoded by the coding sequence ATGGGGATTGTTCAGCGCATCCATTGCGGGGAGGTCGAGGGCTTGCGGGCCGGACGTTTCGATCGAGGGGTCAATACGGCCGCCATCTGTTACCGGTTCGGTACGGCCCTGATCGACAGTGGTTGTGCCAACCGTTGGCGCCAGGTGCGCCGGTTCGTCCGGGAACGGCCCCTGACGCACCTGCTGCTCACCCACCATCATGAGGATCATAGTGGAAATGCCGCGCGCATTCAGAAGATGACCGGGGCCAGGGTGCTGGCCCCCGCCCTGGCACTGCGCCCCCTTGCCAGCGGATGGCGGATGTACCCCTACCAGCATCTGCTTTTCGGTCGTCCGAAACGGTTGCAGGCCGAAACCGTTCCCGACAGCATCGAGCTGGAGGGAGGCTATCGTCTGCAGGTGCTTGCCGCACAGGGACACGCCGCCGACCTGGTTTGCTACCTGGAGCCGGAACGCGGATGGTTGTTCAGCGGTGATCTGTTCATCGCCGAAAAGACCCGGTATCTGCGCCGGGACGAGGATCTGGCTTTGCTGTTGCAAAGTCTGAAAAAGGTTCTCCGTTACGACTTCCAGACCATCTTCTGTGGCCACCGGGGCGTCATCACCGATGGCAAAAGGGCCCTGGCGGCCAAGCTCGCGTATCTGGAGGAGCTCTGTGCCAAGGTGCGGGAGCTGTCCCGTCAGGGAGTGCCGGCGAAGGCGATCACCCGCCGTCTGCTCGGCCGGGAAGATGTGGTCAGCCTGGTGACCGGCTTTCAGTTCACCAAGGGCAACCTGGTCAGGGCCTGCCTGCAGTGCGTCGACCAGAGCGATTTTCTCTGA
- a CDS encoding chalcone isomerase family protein has product MKRLVVFLMLLLWGLPAMAVEVAGVKLTPQVQVAGETLKLNGYGIRKKFFFKIYVGSLYTAQPVRTAEEVLAAPGAKLIRMDFLYSKVKKEKIVDAFAEGFAKNSPALMDSVPAKTFLHWFDADFVEGDRVDLLIAADGTVSASHNGRKLGELHSPELARGVLLIYLGQKPADEDLKEGMLGG; this is encoded by the coding sequence ATGAAAAGACTGGTCGTGTTCTTGATGCTGCTGCTTTGGGGACTGCCGGCTATGGCCGTGGAGGTCGCCGGGGTCAAATTGACGCCACAGGTTCAGGTGGCCGGTGAAACACTGAAGCTCAACGGCTACGGTATCCGCAAGAAATTCTTTTTCAAAATCTATGTCGGTTCTCTCTACACAGCACAGCCGGTGCGCACGGCCGAGGAGGTGCTTGCCGCCCCCGGCGCCAAGTTGATCCGGATGGACTTTCTCTACAGCAAGGTCAAAAAGGAAAAGATCGTTGATGCCTTCGCCGAAGGTTTCGCCAAGAACAGTCCGGCGTTGATGGACAGTGTTCCGGCCAAGACCTTTTTGCACTGGTTCGACGCCGATTTTGTCGAAGGTGATCGGGTCGATCTGCTCATCGCTGCCGACGGCACCGTGAGCGCCAGCCACAACGGCCGCAAGCTGGGGGAACTTCACTCACCGGAATTGGCTCGCGGCGTACTGCTGATCTACCTTGGCCAAAAGCCGGCCGACGAAGATTTGAAGGAAGGGATGCTGGGCGGATAG
- a CDS encoding ATP-binding protein codes for MGHHTTSKDSIVPLIDRLNKYPIGLVDNEKLRRILAILFSEEEAFVASRFPLHEATLEELVQRTGCPADHLEQVLDRMADKGLVLDMPHQGTTYYLLLPGLIGFFEFSFMKQRADLPLAELAKLMSDYLYADPQNGQAREFFGSRTPLTRSLAYEEVVPVSSAVTSYDGARQIIRQAGYGAVGMCYCRHKKEHLGQSCAKGAPVKGICISLGNAARFMVRRGFAEEKSVDELLAVIDRARAHNLTHITDNIRHKPSFICNCCRCCCELLAGVQAGYTEGVGKTGLLVAVDTAKCVGCGLCVRVCNVAALELVDAGEARPRQLAIDTAACLGCGACVPACPHGALGMVPVAAPEIPEKKRDLMKRILKEKKRLTPYVIDGVKRKVKKILPGR; via the coding sequence ATGGGCCATCATACCACCAGCAAGGACAGCATCGTTCCACTCATCGACCGGCTCAACAAGTATCCCATCGGTCTGGTTGACAACGAGAAACTGCGCCGGATTCTGGCGATTCTCTTCAGTGAGGAAGAAGCCTTTGTCGCCAGCCGGTTTCCCCTGCACGAGGCGACCCTGGAGGAACTGGTGCAGCGCACCGGTTGTCCGGCCGACCACCTCGAGCAGGTCCTGGACCGCATGGCCGACAAGGGACTGGTGCTCGATATGCCGCACCAGGGGACGACCTACTACCTGCTGTTGCCCGGCCTGATCGGCTTTTTCGAATTCAGCTTCATGAAACAGCGCGCCGACCTGCCGCTGGCCGAGCTGGCGAAGCTGATGAGCGACTATCTTTATGCCGACCCGCAGAACGGCCAGGCCAGGGAGTTCTTCGGCAGCAGGACGCCTCTGACCCGCTCCCTCGCTTACGAGGAGGTCGTGCCGGTCAGCTCCGCCGTGACCAGCTACGACGGGGCGCGACAGATCATCCGCCAGGCCGGCTATGGCGCAGTGGGAATGTGCTACTGCCGGCACAAGAAGGAGCATCTCGGCCAGAGCTGTGCCAAGGGGGCGCCGGTGAAGGGGATCTGCATCTCTCTCGGCAATGCCGCCCGCTTCATGGTGCGGCGCGGCTTTGCCGAGGAGAAGAGCGTCGACGAACTGCTGGCGGTCATCGACCGGGCGCGGGCACACAACCTGACCCATATCACCGATAACATCCGCCACAAGCCGAGTTTCATCTGCAATTGCTGCCGGTGCTGCTGCGAACTGCTGGCCGGGGTCCAGGCGGGCTATACCGAGGGGGTCGGCAAGACCGGGCTGCTGGTGGCGGTCGATACTGCAAAGTGCGTCGGCTGCGGACTCTGCGTTCGGGTCTGCAATGTGGCCGCCCTCGAGCTTGTCGACGCTGGGGAGGCAAGGCCGCGCCAACTTGCGATCGATACCGCCGCCTGTCTTGGCTGCGGCGCCTGTGTCCCGGCCTGCCCGCACGGGGCGCTGGGCATGGTGCCGGTGGCGGCCCCGGAGATTCCGGAGAAGAAGCGCGACCTGATGAAACGGATTCTGAAGGAGAAGAAGCGTCTGACGCCCTATGTCATCGACGGGGTGAAGCGGAAGGTGAAGAAGATTCTGCCGGGCCGATAG
- a CDS encoding ATP-binding response regulator codes for MTSTGAKPARILLVDDNEFGRYTTARQLQQGGYIVEEATTGQQALERAMNEEFDLVVLDVKLPDMDGRWVCQQLKNHPRTAELPVVHLSAAAVDDHDRVKGLELGADAYLAQPVEPAVLRATIQALLRTKVAMRKARENEERYRTLSNEFRQLLDALPDMLCSISQEFVISWVNGEVEKRMDLAAEQLVGRRCYQVFPECSAAHNKCPGRKTMQTGQEAMEILSDNQGRIWELRCFPTRDATGKLTGVIEMRRDITEQRLLEERLRQTEKLEAVGKLAGGVAHDFNNLLSVILSLSQLCCQRLEADHPLMPIMKQILLAAERSAEITQQLLTFARRHITRPKLFDLNQRVDKSLLMLRRLVREDIELRFSRDRSLPLLRFDPAQLDQILLNLVINARDAIQEKMAPGYHGVIEVGTAFRRQETDGEDTSGWLLLSVRDNGIGMDEATRKKIFDPFFTTKEGGRGSGLGLATVYGIVRQNRGSIEVESEPGRGSCFTICLPAVSHEADSPLQDHPAPEDLRGNETLLVVDDELQVLTAARLLLEEAGYRVLTANSPAEAEILAAGNRELSLLLTDVVMPKMTGPELAGRLVADHPGLKVILMSGYADQEVFEQMAVAYDELLLKPFTRERLLRQIRAVLDQPRMR; via the coding sequence ATGACTTCAACAGGCGCAAAACCAGCAAGGATTCTGCTGGTCGACGACAATGAATTCGGCCGCTACACCACCGCCAGACAATTGCAGCAGGGCGGTTATATCGTCGAAGAGGCAACCACCGGTCAGCAGGCCCTGGAACGTGCCATGAACGAGGAATTCGATCTTGTCGTCCTCGACGTCAAGCTTCCCGACATGGATGGACGATGGGTCTGCCAACAGCTGAAGAACCATCCACGAACCGCCGAATTGCCGGTGGTGCACTTGAGCGCCGCCGCCGTTGACGATCATGACCGGGTGAAAGGACTGGAGCTCGGGGCCGATGCCTATCTGGCCCAGCCGGTCGAACCGGCGGTGCTGCGGGCGACCATCCAGGCCCTGCTCAGAACAAAAGTTGCCATGCGCAAGGCCCGGGAGAACGAGGAGCGCTACCGCACCCTGTCGAACGAATTCCGCCAACTGCTCGACGCCCTGCCCGACATGCTCTGTTCCATCTCTCAGGAGTTTGTCATTTCCTGGGTCAACGGCGAAGTCGAAAAGCGGATGGACCTTGCCGCCGAACAACTGGTCGGCCGTCGTTGTTACCAGGTCTTTCCCGAGTGTAGCGCCGCCCACAACAAGTGCCCGGGACGAAAGACAATGCAGACCGGCCAGGAAGCGATGGAAATCCTTTCCGACAACCAGGGACGCATCTGGGAGCTGCGCTGCTTTCCAACCCGGGACGCCACTGGGAAGCTGACCGGAGTGATCGAAATGCGCCGTGACATCACCGAACAGCGGCTGCTGGAAGAACGGTTGCGTCAGACGGAAAAGCTGGAGGCGGTCGGCAAGCTTGCCGGTGGCGTCGCGCACGATTTCAACAACCTGCTCAGCGTCATCCTCTCCCTTTCCCAGCTCTGCTGCCAGCGGCTGGAGGCGGATCATCCGCTGATGCCGATCATGAAACAAATTCTGTTGGCGGCGGAACGTTCGGCGGAGATCACCCAGCAACTGCTCACCTTCGCCCGCCGCCATATCACCCGGCCGAAGCTGTTCGACCTGAACCAGAGGGTGGACAAGTCCCTGCTCATGCTCCGCCGGCTGGTCCGCGAAGACATCGAGCTGCGGTTCAGCCGCGACAGGAGCCTGCCACTTCTGCGCTTCGATCCCGCCCAGCTCGACCAGATTCTGCTCAACCTGGTTATCAACGCCCGTGACGCCATCCAGGAGAAGATGGCGCCGGGTTATCACGGCGTTATCGAGGTCGGCACGGCCTTTCGTCGGCAGGAGACCGACGGCGAGGACACCTCCGGCTGGCTGCTGCTGTCGGTGCGCGACAATGGCATTGGCATGGACGAAGCCACCCGCAAGAAGATTTTCGATCCTTTCTTCACCACCAAGGAAGGCGGCCGCGGCTCGGGACTGGGACTGGCGACGGTCTACGGCATCGTCCGGCAAAACCGGGGAAGCATCGAGGTCGAGAGCGAACCGGGTCGGGGAAGCTGCTTCACCATCTGTCTGCCTGCCGTTTCCCACGAAGCCGACAGTCCCCTGCAGGATCATCCGGCGCCCGAAGATCTGCGCGGCAACGAAACCCTGCTGGTGGTCGACGACGAGCTGCAGGTTCTGACCGCCGCACGGCTGCTGCTGGAAGAGGCGGGCTATCGGGTTCTGACCGCCAATTCGCCTGCGGAGGCGGAAATCCTGGCTGCCGGAAACAGGGAGCTCTCACTACTGTTGACCGATGTGGTCATGCCGAAAATGACCGGCCCGGAACTGGCCGGTCGGCTGGTGGCCGATCATCCCGGGCTGAAGGTGATCCTGATGTCCGGTTACGCCGACCAGGAAGTTTTCGAGCAGATGGCCGTCGCCTACGACGAACTGCTGCTCAAACCCTTTACCCGCGAACGCCTGCTGCGCCAAATCCGCGCCGTTCTCGACCAGCCGCGAATGCGCTGA
- a CDS encoding hotdog family protein gives MLRLGLNLYGPCLGAGVKVERVSADWLELDVRMRLRWYNRNAMGVHFGGSLYAMVDPHFVLVLMQKLGREYASANSRWLPSGRRRRMAALAGRNLRLLSPMKRARWSPGYIRRFMSVAKSP, from the coding sequence TTGCTCAGACTGGGACTCAATCTCTATGGACCCTGCCTGGGGGCCGGGGTCAAGGTCGAGCGCGTCAGCGCCGACTGGCTGGAGCTCGATGTGCGGATGCGCCTGCGCTGGTACAATCGTAATGCCATGGGCGTCCATTTTGGCGGCAGTCTCTACGCCATGGTCGATCCGCATTTCGTTCTGGTGTTGATGCAGAAGCTGGGTCGGGAATACGCCTCAGCGAACAGCAGGTGGCTGCCATCCGGACGGCGACGGAGGATGGCCGCCCTTGCCGGCCGGAATTTACGGTTGCTGTCACCGATGAAGCGGGCGAGGTGGTCGCCCGGATACATAAGACGCTTTATGTCCGTCGCAAAGAGCCCGTGA
- a CDS encoding MBL fold metallo-hydrolase, whose protein sequence is MSTIIQHTFDTPYPVGEVHCYSIELNGELVLFDTGPPTEVAKELLRQRLDLKRLRHVVCTHCHIDHYGLAAWLEREYGAIVHVPYRDALKMARHQERLAGIAELLYAHGFSRDFIENYRLIMKDGSVFPEFPADARVIEESDLPARLGFEVVPCPGHSQSDLVYVGDGWAVTGDVLLEGIFQSPLFDIDLETGERFNNYRAYCASLERMGTLRGRRICPGHRRTVESVEGVILFYVGKLLERTERIREHLLGDGNLASIVLGLFAEQAQHPFHLYLKASEVAFMQDFLREPRRLQQALRKIGLFEPLAEAFARVI, encoded by the coding sequence ATGTCCACCATCATCCAGCATACCTTTGACACGCCCTACCCGGTGGGCGAGGTGCACTGCTACAGCATCGAGCTGAACGGCGAGCTGGTCCTGTTCGACACCGGGCCGCCGACGGAGGTTGCGAAGGAACTTCTGCGGCAGCGGCTTGACCTGAAGCGGCTGCGTCACGTGGTCTGCACCCATTGCCACATCGACCATTACGGTCTGGCGGCCTGGCTGGAGCGGGAGTACGGGGCGATTGTCCATGTTCCCTACCGGGATGCGCTGAAAATGGCCAGGCACCAGGAGCGCCTGGCCGGGATCGCCGAACTGCTCTACGCCCATGGTTTTTCCCGGGACTTTATCGAGAACTACCGCCTGATCATGAAGGACGGCTCGGTCTTTCCGGAATTTCCTGCCGATGCCCGTGTCATCGAAGAGTCGGATCTGCCGGCGCGGCTCGGGTTCGAGGTCGTTCCCTGTCCGGGGCATTCGCAGTCCGACCTGGTCTATGTCGGCGATGGCTGGGCGGTGACCGGGGACGTGCTGCTCGAGGGGATTTTCCAGTCACCCCTGTTCGACATCGATCTGGAGACGGGCGAGCGCTTCAACAATTACCGGGCCTATTGCGCTTCCCTGGAGCGGATGGGCACCCTGCGCGGTCGCCGGATCTGCCCCGGCCATCGCCGGACGGTGGAGAGCGTCGAGGGGGTGATCCTCTTCTACGTCGGCAAGCTGCTGGAGCGGACGGAACGGATCCGCGAGCATCTTCTCGGCGACGGCAATCTCGCTTCGATCGTGCTGGGACTTTTCGCCGAGCAGGCGCAGCATCCCTTTCATCTCTATCTCAAGGCATCTGAAGTAGCGTTCATGCAGGATTTTCTGCGTGAACCCCGGCGGCTGCAGCAGGCGCTGCGCAAGATCGGCCTGTTCGAACCGCTGGCGGAGGCGTTCGCGCGGGTGATCTGA
- a CDS encoding DUF4442 domain-containing protein, translated as MKGFARLPALLEGARRSKFRLWLLNLLLGRLIPFNRPHGIRVLAIDQDQVQTAAPYRRRNHNHLRGIHACCIATVAEFSSGLLFLSRLNPSRYRLIMAKLEIDYRYQAKGAIVATSRLSDAELKERVLKPLATSDRVLTTLATEVHDQQGNLVAVAQVTWQIKPWDKVRTGVA; from the coding sequence ATGAAAGGATTCGCTCGCTTGCCGGCCCTGCTGGAAGGGGCGCGGCGTTCCAAATTTCGTCTCTGGCTTCTCAACCTGTTGCTTGGCCGGCTGATTCCCTTCAACCGGCCGCATGGGATCCGTGTCCTTGCCATCGATCAGGACCAGGTCCAGACCGCGGCCCCCTACCGGCGACGCAATCATAATCATCTTCGCGGCATCCATGCCTGCTGTATCGCCACGGTGGCCGAATTCTCGTCCGGGCTGCTCTTTCTCTCCCGGCTCAATCCGAGTCGCTACCGGCTGATCATGGCGAAGCTGGAGATCGATTACCGTTATCAGGCAAAGGGAGCCATTGTCGCCACCTCGCGACTCAGTGACGCGGAGTTGAAGGAGAGGGTGCTCAAACCCCTGGCCACCAGTGACCGGGTGCTGACGACCCTGGCGACGGAGGTCCACGACCAACAGGGCAACCTGGTTGCCGTCGCCCAGGTGACCTGGCAGATCAAGCCCTGGGACAAGGTGCGTACCGGGGTTGCGTGA